The proteins below are encoded in one region of Paramisgurnus dabryanus chromosome 2, PD_genome_1.1, whole genome shotgun sequence:
- the LOC135783732 gene encoding uncharacterized protein: MDYVRQENVPEIRSRVKLEMEQEAQKEKRARLSTTGDEHQSAAAEAEPSTSTVKKKDKQSLGSFLKGITVPHASSLQLEDSLEAELNGYLMTPAIDGEQDPLAWWKVHRVNFPRLSKLARKYLCIPATSSPSERLFSTSGNVVTCERSCLKPAKVDMLVFLAKNL; this comes from the exons ATGGACTACGTGAGACAAGAGAATGTTCCAGAAATCAGATCAAGAGTGAAGTTAGAAATGGAACAGGAAGCACAAAAG GAAAAAAGGGCTCGTCTCAGCACAACAGGTGACGAGCATCAAAGTGCTGCTGCTGAGGCAGAACCATCAACATCCACAGTGAAGAAGAAGGACAAGCAGTCACTGGGCAGCTTTCTCAAGGGCATCACTGTGCCCCATGCTTCCTCTCTGCAGTTGGAGGACTCCTTGGAGGCTGAACTAAACGGCTACCTCATGACTCCTGCTATTGATGGAGAGCAAGATCCTTTGGCTTGGTGGAAGGTACATAGGGTTAACTTTCCAAGGCTGAGCAAACTGGCTCGCAAATACCTATGTATACCTGCCACAAGTTCTCCATCGGAGAGACTCTTTAGCACTAGTGGAAACGTTGTGACATGTGAGCGCTCATGTCTGAAACCGGCAAAGGTAGACATGTTAGTGTTTTTGGCCAAAAATTTGTAA